Genomic DNA from Chlorogloeopsis sp. ULAP01:
CTATACTCGTACTATGTCTCAAATTGGCGGGTAAAAGCTAATAGCTAATAGTTAATTGTTTCTATTAGCCGTTAGCCATTAATCATATAATTACGCTTGACGTGAGTAGTATTCCACCACGAGCAGTTCATTAACACTCAGCGCTACCCATTCGCGCTCAACCACGCCATTGACTTTGCCAACTAAAGTATTTTTGTCAAACTCTAGATGACTGGGCAGGTTTGCCAAACCGGGATATTGCAAGTTAGCTTCCACCAACTTCTTGGACGCTTCCTTGTCTCTAACGCCAATAACTTCTCCAGGGCGGCACTGGTAACTGGCAATATTAACAACACGACCATTAACCGTGACGTGACCGTGATTTACTAGTTGGCGGGCTGCTGGAATAGTGGGAGCCATACCCAAGCGAAAAACTGTGTTATCCAGGCGCATTTCTAGCAATTGCAGCAGCACTTGACCGGTAGAACCAGTCACACGTCTGGCTTTGCGCACGTAACGCAGTAGTTGCTTTTCTGTTAAGCCATAGTTGAGACGAAGTTTTTGCTTTTCTTCGAGACGGATAGCGTACTCAGAGCGCTTTTTACGGTTTTGTCCGTGCTGTCCGGGGGGGTAAGAGCGTCTAGCGCTTTTACGAGTTAATCCTGGCAATTCGCCCAGGCGACGTACAATTCTAAGACGTGGTCCTCTATATCGGGACATGAGTTTCCTTAATCTAATCCTGATTCAAATGTTGCCAAATTTTTCATTGTGACATTCTCTGACGAAAAGAGCCAGAGATTCTTGGTCGATTGGGCGCACTCAAACTGTATGCAGTTGCCTACACCATGTCAAAGTTGCTTTTGTCTACAACACTGGTTAGACCGTTGAGCAGAGTCAACGGTAGTTTCTGCAACGGAGGAAACCCTCTAAAGCTCTGAGGGGCGGTTTTGCCACTCAAAATTTCTAATGGGTAACTGACTGCCTCCCCAACACAGTGTCTACCAAGCGTTCACTCTTATAAACTAAGAGTCAGTTTCGACGTGCCTCGTCGTACTGTTTAAACCTCAAGTATTAGTTTTGCAGTACTTTTTGGTTTAGATTTTAGGTTGCCATTACGCATTATATCTAAGGCATAGTTAAAGTCTTCAAGATTTAAAAGCATTGGCAAGGTTAGCAACGCATTTTTGGAGTAGCGAAAACTCCAAATAGTAATTATATCAGTGATGGTATTCATCACCACTGTAATCTAGCTCAAAATTTTATGTCTTCAACTGGTCGCAGCACTCCCGGTGCTGGAGATTCGGTGCTGGGTGTTGGGAAGGATCTATTCCCCAATCCCTAGTCCCCAGTCCCCAGTCCCTTTTACAGTTTTATTGGCGGGTTGGCATACTCTAAAGCTTCTTGCCGAAATACTATTTATCTTAATAGAAGGAGCGCAAGCAAACTTTTAAGATCGGATAGCATAATCTTGGGTGACTGGAGCAGAACGGAAATGCCAGAAAGAAAAAACAGCAAGTATCCACACAAATTTATGCTCAAAGCTAAACTAGCCCCTTGGAGGGCTGTTGGCACTGTTATAACTGCACCAACGTTGACTATGCTGGGATGGGTAGCAATGGCTCTTCCCAGTATGGCTTCATACGAGTCTTACGGAAATCCTCAGGATTATCGTGTTTGTGCAGATCAACTTGTAAATGCGGGGATCGCTATAGAACCAGCTTCACAAGCTTGTGCAGCTGCTTTGCGTCCTAGAGATTTATCTTCTTGCGTAACTAGAATTGAACGACAGACGCAAATTGCTGCGGTGGATGCCCTTCCTCGTTGTCGCCAAGCACGGCGTCCTGATGATTTACGTAGATGCGTCGTTTCTATTAGTCAGAATACGAAGGAGACAGCTAACCCAGCAGTATTAGATTATTGCAGTCGCAGTTTGTTGCCAGTGCGCTTTGCTCAGTGTGTAGTGGGTTTGCGTTTAGCAAATGACTTAGATCCATCCCAGGCTTTAAATACTTGTATCGATGGTAGCGATTTCGGTGTTACTGGCTTTTTGCCATCTTTTGTCCCTGCTAACCCCACAAATACACCATTTCAACCAAGTTTTGAAACTGTACCAACTCCGGTAGAACCAAATACAGTTCCCCCGGAAAATCCAAATACAACTCCGGTAGAACCAGGTACAGTTCCACCAGAGAATTTTAATCCCAGATAGTACTAAAAATTATTACCTTCTAAAATAAGTCAGTTTCCCCAAATCCTAACAGTCATATGAAGGGTTAAAGGGGATCTGATTGGGATATTGCTCTATAAACCAGTATCTTTTTTCTCTAGAAAAAAATCTTGGCTTTGAATCCACCAGTTGGTGGACTCAAAGTACTGGTATTTACTGCTATCAATTTCCCAATATAAATATAGAGACAGCTTTTTTGTATGTGATAGTTAGTCTTCTTTTTTGCCAACAACCATCTGTAAAATTGTTGGTTCTCCTCCGTCTTTGTGATATTTATCTGCCCAAGCACGGGTAATTTCATCCAATTCTTCCATCGCTTGCTCTAGCTTTTCTGGTGGAATATCTAGTTCTTCCAAAACTCGCATGGTATTAGGTCTTTTTTCTGCCCAATCTCGCATCATACGGAAGTAGCGAGCTGTATCTTCCACTGTAATGTAAGTACGCTCTTGATCGTCAACTGGGGCATAAAAAGGACGAGTCAGAGCATAGAAGGGCATTCCCCAAGGAGAATCGATGCGAGTTACCGTACCAGAATAAAGCAGACGGCGCTTAATATGCTCCGCTAGGGCTTCACTCAAAGGCATTTGGTGTTCTTTTGGCAAGTCTTCCTGCGATCGCTTGTGCAGAAATTCTATTAGCTCTAGAAATTCAAAGGAAGTAATCAACTGAGCATCAGGCAAATTTGGCGGTAATTTTTGCTCAATTTGTCTTTTTTCTTCGCTAGTTAGACTTGTACCAGGTACGCGGGAACGTCCTGGACGCCAAGGATACTTTTCCATCCAAACATAAGGAAATTGAATGAGATAACGCGGTTCTTGAGAACCGAGCATCTTCAGCAATTTACCCTCAGTCAATGCCTGTCTAACTTCCTCGACAATGGCTTTTACCCGCTTCGGTTCTAAGTGATGCAAATGCCCTGTCATGCGCAGGTTTTGTCCCTGCTCTAGATAGGTCATATAAATAGCACACTTAGCTGCGGTTGCGGCTGCATCTAAAAATGCCCCATGCCTGTGTCCACTCGTCCGCATGGCACTAAAAGCCAGATAAAGCATGATCTGATCCATCGCACTGGGGCCGAGGCGTTTGATCAGATCTACGTCGTTACTCATATTACAGACAGCCGTTTAGCACGTTTACAGTTTTCAGTCAATAAAAATTATGTGATATACACCCGACTGAAAGCGATGTTTTACTCAGATGATCTATTATGCTTTAACAATGTGAATTATTGGTAGTCATAATAGTGATTTAATCAGTATTTTCTGGCAATTTGGCAGAATTGTCTACCTGATTCAAATTCTTCTTTTGGTAGCGTTGTAAGCAAGTTTTGCCCAAACGTCTGTGTTTGGGCAATGTGTGTAATTGGAGGCTCACAATGCTTCTGAAGAAGCAATTTTTTTGTCAGAAAATCATAGCAATTTGGTCAAGTGTGAGGATACAACAACAAGAAATTTCCCATTCCCGCTAAACTGCGAGTTGTCCACCTCTTTGCCATTAATACTTTTGGCCAATAACAGAACACAATATGTATCGCGAACTGTTTTGGATTGCCAAAATTATGGTGAAGTTTTGATTGTAAGGTGGATGATCTTGAGGGAAAGTCATAGTCCTCAAATTTAAGGTGGTGATTCAACGCAGAAGAAACCTTGAGTCTTTTATAAAGATTTTTGGTCATCTTAGCAATTTCCATTCACCCCATATGTAAAAACATTTACAAATTTGCTTTTTTGGTTAAAACTTTTTTTCTAAAGTGGCTGAAACCTCTATTCATATCTCAGCTTTGTGCAATTTTTATGTTTCTCCTCAAAGATTTTTCTGAGGATTTGAGTTTTTCTTTAGATTTCGATTAGCTAGTTGTTTGAGACGTTTTGGTATTGTTTCGGATTTT
This window encodes:
- the rpsD gene encoding 30S ribosomal protein S4, whose amino-acid sequence is MSRYRGPRLRIVRRLGELPGLTRKSARRSYPPGQHGQNRKKRSEYAIRLEEKQKLRLNYGLTEKQLLRYVRKARRVTGSTGQVLLQLLEMRLDNTVFRLGMAPTIPAARQLVNHGHVTVNGRVVNIASYQCRPGEVIGVRDKEASKKLVEANLQYPGLANLPSHLEFDKNTLVGKVNGVVEREWVALSVNELLVVEYYSRQA
- the hetR gene encoding heterocyst differentiation master regulator HetR, whose translation is MSNDVDLIKRLGPSAMDQIMLYLAFSAMRTSGHRHGAFLDAAATAAKCAIYMTYLEQGQNLRMTGHLHHLEPKRVKAIVEEVRQALTEGKLLKMLGSQEPRYLIQFPYVWMEKYPWRPGRSRVPGTSLTSEEKRQIEQKLPPNLPDAQLITSFEFLELIEFLHKRSQEDLPKEHQMPLSEALAEHIKRRLLYSGTVTRIDSPWGMPFYALTRPFYAPVDDQERTYITVEDTARYFRMMRDWAEKRPNTMRVLEELDIPPEKLEQAMEELDEITRAWADKYHKDGGEPTILQMVVGKKED